The proteins below are encoded in one region of Sulfitobacter sp. W027:
- a CDS encoding LysR family transcriptional regulator produces MDLNWLQDFISLENTRSFTQAGHERHITQSALSRRIKALEEWVEAPLIERTKYPIQLTPAGEAFLPVARQLITQLHQTREGIRHGATQGDRIFRIAAPHSIASNFLAQRLALLYRDDPNLQARVFSDNAAMCFDLLSQGVCEFLVNYRYPQISTTLNPDRFVTIDIGSEKLMPVADPVVARQNGWRFPGRPEAKLPLLTYGTESFLGAVVSNIVGSGPKSGSARLWMRTRHIDSFAEAVKGMCLSGAGVAWLPESMVSSELNSGRLIRLDDGEWTHDLQISLSAPATPADAAAEALWRALQSPRASHETVSQAQYS; encoded by the coding sequence ATGGATCTAAATTGGTTGCAGGATTTTATTTCCCTCGAGAATACGCGCAGCTTTACCCAGGCGGGACATGAGAGACACATCACGCAGTCTGCGCTCAGCCGTCGAATAAAAGCTCTTGAGGAATGGGTGGAAGCCCCCCTGATCGAACGAACCAAATATCCGATTCAACTGACCCCTGCCGGCGAGGCGTTCTTACCCGTCGCGCGTCAATTGATAACGCAGTTGCATCAGACCCGAGAAGGGATAAGACACGGCGCCACACAGGGGGACCGGATATTTCGAATTGCCGCACCCCATTCGATCGCCTCGAATTTCCTAGCACAGCGACTTGCCCTATTGTATCGAGACGATCCCAACCTTCAGGCTAGGGTTTTTTCCGACAATGCCGCGATGTGTTTCGATCTCTTGTCGCAGGGGGTCTGCGAGTTCCTTGTGAATTACAGGTATCCGCAGATTTCCACGACGTTGAATCCAGATCGTTTCGTCACCATCGATATCGGGTCTGAGAAGTTGATGCCTGTGGCAGATCCTGTGGTCGCGCGGCAAAACGGCTGGCGTTTTCCCGGAAGGCCCGAGGCAAAACTGCCCTTGTTAACCTACGGGACTGAATCCTTTCTAGGGGCGGTGGTTTCGAATATCGTCGGGTCTGGACCAAAGAGCGGCTCGGCGCGGCTTTGGATGCGCACCCGGCACATCGACTCCTTTGCCGAAGCGGTCAAGGGCATGTGTCTCAGCGGGGCTGGTGTCGCGTGGCTCCCTGAAAGCATGGTCAGCAGCGAATTGAACTCCGGTCGCCTGATCCGCCTTGATGACGGGGAATGGACGCACGACTTGCAGATCTCATTGAGCGCCCCGGCGACCCCCGCCGACGCGGCGGCCGAGGCTCTGTGGCGCGCCTTGCAAAGCCCGCGGGCAAGCCATGAGACAGTATCGCAGGCGCAATACTCTTAA